The following are encoded in a window of Methylicorpusculum oleiharenae genomic DNA:
- the glnA gene encoding glutamate--ammonia ligase, with translation MSVANVLKMIQENEVKFVDFRFCDTRGKEQHVTFPAKDIDEDLFEEGKMFDGSSVAGWKGINESDMILMPDPSSAVMDPFFDDSTLILRCDIIEPNNMQGYERDPRSIAKRAEAYLKSTGIADTAFFGPENEFFVFDDVRWSADISGASFKIDSSEAGWNSEKAYEDGNMGHRPGVKGGYFPVPPVDSMQDMRSAMCLTLEEMGQTVEVHHHEVATAGQCEIGVRFNTLVKKADEVLELKYVIANIAHAYGKTATFMPKPIVGDNGSGMHVHQSLAKGGVNLFSGDLYGGLSETALFYIGGIIKHAKALNALTNASTNSYKRLVPGFEAPVMLAYSARNRSASIRIPFISNPKGRRIEVRFPDSTANPYLAFAGMLMAGLDGIQNKIHPGDAMDKDLYDLPPEEEKAIPQVCHSFDQALDALDKDREFLTRGGVFTDDAIDGYIALKMEDVTRLRMSTHPVEFDMYYSL, from the coding sequence ATGTCTGTAGCTAACGTTCTTAAAATGATTCAAGAAAATGAAGTTAAATTCGTGGATTTTCGTTTTTGCGATACCCGAGGTAAAGAGCAGCACGTGACTTTTCCAGCCAAAGATATCGACGAAGATCTTTTCGAAGAAGGCAAAATGTTTGATGGCTCCTCGGTTGCAGGCTGGAAAGGGATCAACGAATCCGACATGATCCTGATGCCGGACCCTTCCAGCGCTGTGATGGACCCATTCTTTGATGATTCAACACTAATTTTGCGTTGTGACATTATCGAACCCAATAACATGCAAGGTTATGAGCGCGATCCCCGCTCTATCGCCAAACGTGCAGAAGCCTACCTGAAATCTACGGGCATTGCTGATACTGCTTTTTTTGGTCCTGAAAACGAATTTTTCGTATTTGACGATGTCCGCTGGTCAGCAGACATCTCCGGCGCGTCGTTTAAGATTGATTCTTCTGAAGCCGGCTGGAACTCAGAAAAAGCCTACGAAGACGGCAACATGGGGCATCGTCCAGGCGTTAAAGGCGGTTATTTTCCCGTTCCTCCGGTTGATTCCATGCAGGATATGCGTTCTGCAATGTGCTTGACTCTGGAAGAAATGGGCCAAACTGTTGAAGTACATCACCATGAAGTGGCAACTGCCGGTCAATGTGAAATTGGCGTCAGATTCAATACCCTGGTCAAAAAAGCGGATGAAGTGCTGGAATTAAAATACGTGATTGCCAACATTGCTCACGCTTATGGAAAAACCGCAACATTTATGCCTAAACCTATTGTCGGCGACAATGGCAGCGGCATGCACGTTCACCAATCTTTGGCCAAAGGCGGTGTCAACTTATTCAGCGGCGACCTGTACGGCGGCTTATCTGAAACGGCATTGTTCTACATAGGCGGAATCATCAAGCATGCAAAAGCCTTAAATGCTTTGACCAACGCGTCAACCAACAGCTACAAACGTCTTGTACCAGGATTTGAAGCACCGGTTATGCTAGCTTATTCTGCTCGTAACCGTTCTGCATCCATCCGTATTCCATTCATTTCAAATCCAAAAGGACGCCGTATCGAAGTCCGCTTCCCTGACTCGACTGCAAATCCTTATCTGGCCTTTGCCGGTATGTTAATGGCCGGCCTGGACGGAATTCAAAATAAAATTCATCCTGGCGATGCGATGGATAAAGACTTGTATGATCTGCCGCCTGAAGAAGAAAAAGCAATACCACAAGTCTGCCACTCTTTTGACCAAGCGTTGGATGCATTGGACAAAGACCGTGAATTCCTGACGCGTGGCGGTGTATTTACCGACGATGCGATCGATGGCTATATTGCATTAAAAATGGAAGATGTCACTCGCCTGCGCATGAGTACTCATCCTGTTGAATTTGATATGTACTATAGCTTGTAA
- the glnL gene encoding nitrogen regulation protein NR(II) codes for MYKRILEHLNEAILLFNRELVLIYINTAGEIMFADSARHLLGSHADDLLKYVDEDQQLNLRMCLNMDEPLVDRELTLDFQNQHVTVNFSATPLLVNDQVNEIIVELQQLDRHLRISKEEQIMAQQTTARMLVRGLAHEIKNPLGGLRGAAQLLDLELEDPELKEYTHIIIAESDRLQSLMDRMLGPNKLPIKTQLNIHEVLERVRQLLLAESNGKITIQHDYDPSIPDIHADKNQLIQAILNIARNAIQAMDNAGTLTIKSRICRQMTIGRKRNKLTARIDIIDDGPGINKDMMSKIFYPMITGRPDGTGLGLSIAQSLINQHDGLIECESQPGHTVFSIYLPLESHNG; via the coding sequence GTGTACAAACGAATTCTTGAACACCTGAATGAAGCCATCTTGTTATTTAACCGGGAACTTGTCCTGATCTATATCAACACAGCCGGCGAAATCATGTTCGCAGACAGTGCGCGTCATTTGTTGGGCAGTCATGCAGACGATTTGCTTAAGTATGTAGATGAAGATCAGCAACTGAACCTTCGCATGTGCCTAAATATGGATGAACCTCTGGTGGATCGTGAATTGACGCTGGATTTTCAGAATCAACATGTAACTGTCAACTTTAGTGCAACTCCTTTGCTCGTTAATGATCAGGTTAACGAGATTATTGTTGAATTACAACAATTGGACCGACACCTGCGAATCTCAAAGGAAGAACAAATAATGGCGCAACAGACTACCGCGAGAATGCTGGTCAGAGGGCTTGCTCATGAAATTAAAAACCCCCTGGGCGGGTTAAGAGGGGCAGCTCAATTGCTGGATCTTGAACTGGAAGATCCGGAATTGAAAGAATACACGCACATAATCATTGCTGAATCAGACCGGCTACAAAGCTTAATGGACCGGATGCTGGGCCCCAATAAACTGCCTATTAAAACTCAGCTGAATATCCATGAAGTGCTTGAACGGGTTCGTCAGCTTCTGCTCGCGGAATCCAACGGTAAAATTACTATTCAGCATGATTATGACCCCAGTATTCCGGATATACATGCCGATAAAAACCAGCTTATTCAGGCCATATTGAATATCGCCAGAAATGCCATTCAGGCGATGGATAATGCCGGCACGTTAACAATCAAGAGCCGCATTTGCAGGCAAATGACAATAGGTCGCAAGCGAAACAAACTCACCGCAAGAATCGATATCATTGATGATGGTCCCGGCATCAATAAAGACATGATGAGTAAAATATTTTACCCCATGATTACGGGCAGACCGGACGGGACCGGTCTTGGACTATCCATCGCTCAATCGCTGATTAACCAGCACGACGGCTTGATTGAGTGCGAAAGCCAGCCCGGCCATACCGTTTTTTCAATTTATCTGCCACTGGAGAGTCACAATGGATAA
- the ntrC gene encoding nitrogen regulation protein NR(I) — protein MDNSGTVWIVDDDKSIRWVLEKALQKASITTRTFSNGSPLLEALKTDLPNALITDIRMPGIDGLQLLKKVQESHPELPVIVMTAHSDLESAVSAFHSGAFEYLPKPFDIKEIVEVAQRACAHAKQHATAKEQLPSEATPEIIGAAPAMQEVFRAIGRLARSHITVMINGESGTGKELVAKALHRHSPRAGNPFIALNMAAIPKDLMESELFGHEKGAFTGAQSRRSGRFEQANNGTLFLDEIGDMPAELQTRLLRVLADGQFYPVGAHSSIKVDVRIIAATHQNLEALVAQGRFREDLFHRLNVIRIHIPPLRERREDIPLLMQHFLSQAATELNTELKVLKPETEQFLKTLDWPGNVRQLENLCRWLTVMASGREIHKNELPPELLNTRDETKAHEDNWQMLLSKSIELQLQRGDSDIAKHTIPTIETILIKAALNHSGGRRHEAAKMLGYGRNTLTRKIKELDIDN, from the coding sequence ATGGATAATTCAGGCACAGTCTGGATTGTAGATGACGATAAATCCATACGTTGGGTTTTGGAGAAGGCTTTACAAAAAGCTTCAATAACCACCCGGACATTTTCTAACGGATCACCTCTGTTGGAAGCGCTGAAAACCGATTTACCGAATGCATTGATAACTGACATACGCATGCCGGGAATCGACGGTCTGCAATTACTCAAGAAAGTTCAGGAATCGCACCCTGAACTACCCGTGATTGTCATGACAGCTCATTCGGACTTGGAAAGCGCTGTCTCAGCATTTCATAGCGGCGCATTTGAGTACCTGCCCAAGCCTTTCGATATAAAAGAAATTGTCGAGGTTGCCCAACGTGCCTGCGCCCATGCCAAACAACATGCGACAGCCAAAGAACAGCTGCCTAGCGAAGCCACTCCTGAAATCATCGGGGCAGCTCCTGCCATGCAGGAAGTTTTCAGAGCGATAGGCAGGCTGGCCCGTTCTCACATCACGGTAATGATTAACGGCGAATCCGGCACCGGCAAAGAATTGGTTGCCAAAGCGCTACACAGGCATAGCCCCCGAGCCGGAAATCCGTTTATCGCCTTAAACATGGCGGCTATCCCTAAGGATTTGATGGAATCGGAACTGTTCGGTCACGAAAAAGGCGCATTTACAGGCGCTCAATCCCGCCGCTCAGGGCGTTTTGAACAAGCCAATAATGGCACTCTGTTTCTTGATGAGATAGGCGACATGCCCGCCGAACTTCAAACGCGCTTGCTCAGGGTGCTGGCTGACGGCCAGTTTTATCCGGTAGGGGCTCATTCTTCAATAAAAGTGGATGTGCGTATCATCGCGGCAACGCATCAAAATCTTGAAGCACTGGTCGCTCAAGGGCGATTTCGTGAAGATTTATTTCACCGCTTAAATGTCATCCGCATTCATATTCCGCCGCTTAGAGAGCGGCGTGAAGATATTCCTTTACTGATGCAGCATTTTCTAAGCCAAGCGGCAACCGAACTGAATACTGAATTAAAGGTTTTAAAACCGGAAACCGAACAGTTTCTTAAGACACTTGACTGGCCCGGTAATGTCAGACAATTGGAAAATCTGTGCAGATGGTTGACCGTCATGGCATCCGGACGCGAGATTCATAAAAACGAATTGCCGCCTGAGCTGTTGAATACCCGCGACGAAACAAAAGCGCATGAAGATAACTGGCAGATGCTGCTCAGTAAAAGCATAGAACTTCAGCTACAACGCGGCGATAGTGATATTGCCAAACATACCATTCCCACGATTGAAACCATTCTGATTAAAGCGGCATTAAATCACTCGGGAGGCAGACGACACGAAGCAGCCAAGATGTTAGGTTATGGGCGGAACACGTTAACCCGCAAAATTAAAGAGCTCGATATCGATAATTAA
- a CDS encoding efflux RND transporter permease subunit: MTNGKNIIGVRLGLLVTSYPKYVLLTVLLITGIAGIGLTCLQFNSDYRVYFKSDSPELLAFNEIQSTFSKTDNVLFIVSSRSGNLFTAVSLKAIKELTDAAWRIPYSIRVDSLANYQRTTANHDQMNVANLIADAGQLTAVQIADIKNVALNDPRLVNRLISRQGDVTGVNVTFQLPKENAAQTMDIVNQARDMARVLEAGNSDLKIYLSGMVVMNDAFIESVIDDGKILAPLMYIILVFVLYVCVKNWSIIFATVLLVFLTLLSTLGITGWLGWELTSTSIAAPTIILTVAVADCVHIAVSQLHFIEKGEARLAAMRESLRINFEPVFLTNLTTAVGFLSMNFSDSPPFRDLGNIVSLGVFISWVLALVFFPAILCVLPFKASRKSRGKTQFMPRLAEFVIRYKNKVILYLGVFTLLMLGFTPINQFNDEFIKYFDEAMDFRQGTDFLAEHMGGLYTLEVAIHANSEGGINDPVFLQKLDLLSVWLSQQPEVKHVNTLSEIYKRLNMNMHGDDPAYYKLPEERNLAAQYLLLYEMSLPYGLDLNDQVNISKSSVRTIATLANLSSIKMLELESKIKAWQLVNMPEVSMSMASPILMFAHVGKTNIGQMISGSMLAFVLISIMLIRAFGSLKLGLISLIPNLAPAAIAFGLWALIDGMVGLSLSVVMAMTLGIVVDDTVHFMSKYRRARIELGHDSEDAVRFAMSSVGQAMWVTTAVLVCGFLVLNLSHFTMNSTMGLMSALTIAVALIMDLLLLPALLIKMDSWSFKR; this comes from the coding sequence ATGACAAATGGAAAAAATATAATTGGTGTACGCTTAGGGTTATTAGTTACCTCTTATCCAAAATATGTCTTACTCACCGTTCTGCTTATCACCGGAATCGCCGGTATCGGTTTGACTTGTTTGCAATTTAACAGCGATTACCGTGTTTACTTTAAGTCAGATAGTCCCGAATTGCTGGCTTTTAATGAAATACAATCCACTTTCAGCAAAACGGATAATGTTCTGTTTATCGTTTCTTCCCGCTCCGGTAATTTGTTTACCGCCGTTTCGCTTAAAGCCATCAAGGAGTTGACTGATGCGGCATGGCGTATTCCTTACTCCATACGCGTTGATTCATTAGCCAACTATCAAAGAACTACGGCAAATCACGATCAGATGAATGTGGCTAATTTGATTGCCGATGCCGGTCAGCTGACCGCTGTTCAGATTGCTGATATCAAAAATGTGGCGCTTAACGATCCTCGTCTTGTCAATCGGCTGATTTCAAGGCAAGGCGATGTGACCGGGGTGAATGTGACCTTTCAGTTGCCCAAAGAAAATGCAGCTCAAACTATGGATATAGTGAATCAAGCCAGGGATATGGCACGGGTTTTGGAGGCTGGTAATTCTGACCTCAAGATTTATCTGAGCGGCATGGTAGTGATGAATGATGCGTTTATTGAATCAGTGATAGATGATGGCAAAATATTAGCGCCATTGATGTATATCATTCTGGTCTTCGTTCTTTATGTTTGTGTCAAGAACTGGAGCATCATTTTCGCCACTGTTTTATTGGTTTTTTTAACATTACTTTCAACTTTAGGCATTACCGGTTGGCTGGGTTGGGAGTTGACGTCTACCTCTATAGCCGCCCCTACCATTATTTTGACCGTTGCTGTCGCCGATTGTGTACATATTGCGGTTTCGCAGCTGCATTTTATCGAAAAGGGCGAAGCAAGGCTTGCAGCCATGCGGGAAAGCTTGAGGATTAACTTTGAGCCGGTATTTTTGACTAATCTGACCACAGCTGTCGGATTTCTCAGTATGAATTTCAGTGATTCGCCTCCCTTCCGAGATTTAGGCAATATCGTCAGTTTGGGCGTATTCATTTCCTGGGTTTTGGCGCTAGTTTTTTTTCCTGCCATCCTATGTGTGCTTCCGTTTAAGGCCTCCAGGAAAAGCCGGGGCAAGACCCAATTTATGCCTCGATTAGCTGAGTTTGTCATCCGCTATAAAAATAAAGTCATCCTGTATTTAGGCGTATTTACGCTGCTGATGCTCGGTTTTACCCCTATCAATCAATTTAACGATGAGTTTATCAAGTATTTTGACGAGGCAATGGACTTTAGACAGGGGACCGATTTTTTGGCAGAGCATATGGGTGGTTTATACACTCTGGAAGTAGCAATTCATGCCAATTCCGAAGGTGGGATCAATGATCCGGTTTTCTTGCAAAAACTGGATTTATTGTCGGTCTGGCTAAGCCAGCAACCTGAAGTAAAACATGTAAATACTCTTTCAGAAATTTACAAGCGCCTCAATATGAATATGCACGGTGATGATCCGGCTTATTACAAGTTACCCGAGGAACGTAATCTTGCCGCTCAGTATTTATTGCTGTACGAAATGTCATTGCCTTATGGATTGGATTTGAACGATCAGGTCAATATTTCAAAGTCGTCCGTGCGTACGATTGCCACGTTGGCTAATCTCAGCTCTATCAAAATGTTAGAGCTGGAAAGTAAAATTAAAGCGTGGCAGCTGGTTAATATGCCTGAAGTAAGCATGTCGATGGCCAGTCCCATTTTGATGTTTGCCCACGTGGGTAAAACCAACATAGGCCAAATGATTTCAGGCAGTATGCTGGCCTTTGTTCTAATATCGATAATGCTTATACGGGCATTTGGTTCGCTTAAACTGGGATTGATCAGTCTGATTCCGAATCTGGCGCCAGCCGCCATCGCATTCGGTTTATGGGCGCTGATAGACGGAATGGTCGGTTTGAGTTTATCTGTCGTCATGGCAATGACGCTGGGGATTGTGGTCGACGATACCGTCCATTTTATGAGTAAGTACCGCAGAGCCCGAATTGAGTTGGGTCATGACTCTGAAGACGCTGTTCGCTTTGCGATGTCATCCGTAGGTCAGGCAATGTGGGTGACTACGGCGGTTTTAGTTTGCGGTTTTTTAGTACTGAATTTATCTCATTTCACAATGAATTCCACTATGGGATTAATGTCGGCACTGACCATAGCGGTTGCACTGATCATGGATTTATTACTGTTACCGGCCTTACTTATCAAAATGGATAGCTGGAGTTTCAAACGGTAA
- the pdxA gene encoding 4-hydroxythreonine-4-phosphate dehydrogenase PdxA, whose protein sequence is MEASNTIRRIALTPGEPAGIGPDLVLKLIQTPHDCQIICVADTELMRERAAQLGLPVEIKQFDADAPAVCQKAGELTILPIKMIKPAKTGLLDKENSRYVLKSIDRATRGCVEGLFSALVTGPVHKGIINDAGIAFTGHTEYIAEITGGQPVMMLATEGLRVALVTIHIPLSKVSEMITHARLRTVIRILDQDLRSRFGIANPRIVVCGLNPHAGENGHLGSEEKEIIEPVIENLRQHGLNLQGPLPADTVFTPKYLDNADAVLAMYHDQGLPVLKYKGFGKAVNITLGLPIIRTSVDHGTALDLAGTGLADESSLVYALQTALTLTPAYPSD, encoded by the coding sequence ATGGAAGCATCCAACACAATCAGGCGTATTGCCCTAACGCCAGGCGAACCGGCCGGAATCGGTCCCGATTTAGTGCTGAAACTTATTCAAACGCCCCATGACTGCCAGATCATTTGTGTCGCCGATACCGAGTTGATGCGTGAACGAGCCGCACAATTAGGATTGCCGGTTGAAATAAAGCAATTTGACGCCGACGCGCCCGCTGTTTGCCAGAAAGCAGGAGAGCTGACCATTTTGCCGATCAAAATGATCAAACCAGCAAAAACAGGCCTGCTGGATAAAGAAAACAGTCGCTATGTTTTGAAATCGATTGACCGGGCTACACGAGGCTGCGTAGAAGGCCTTTTTTCTGCGCTGGTCACAGGGCCTGTCCACAAGGGCATTATTAATGATGCCGGAATCGCTTTTACCGGACATACCGAATATATTGCCGAAATCACCGGAGGACAACCGGTCATGATGCTGGCCACCGAAGGGCTAAGAGTCGCTCTGGTCACCATTCATATTCCCTTGTCTAAAGTCAGCGAGATGATTACTCATGCGCGCTTAAGAACCGTCATAAGGATACTGGATCAGGATCTGCGCAGCCGCTTTGGCATCGCCAACCCGCGAATAGTGGTCTGCGGGCTTAATCCTCATGCCGGTGAGAATGGTCATTTGGGCAGCGAGGAAAAAGAGATCATAGAACCTGTTATCGAAAATCTGCGCCAGCACGGTTTAAATCTTCAGGGTCCTTTACCGGCAGATACCGTATTTACCCCCAAATATTTAGACAATGCCGATGCAGTTCTGGCGATGTATCATGACCAGGGCTTGCCTGTTCTTAAATATAAGGGCTTTGGCAAGGCCGTCAATATCACGTTGGGGCTGCCCATCATCAGAACTTCTGTTGATCATGGTACGGCACTGGATTTAGCGGGAACCGGACTGGCCGATGAGTCCAGTCTTGTCTATGCATTGCAGACAGCGTTAACCCTGACGCCTGCTTACCCATCGGATTAA
- the rsmA gene encoding 16S rRNA (adenine(1518)-N(6)/adenine(1519)-N(6))-dimethyltransferase RsmA has protein sequence MAHKARKRFGQNFLTDHSIISNILSCLQMHNGEHWVEIGPGQGALTKPLLEKAGTLDVVELDRDLVVLLTKQFANAENLNIHSADALQFDFSSLVKNNEKYRLIGNLPYNISTPLLFHLLNYPSCISDMHFMLQKEVVDRICATPNSKSYGRLSVMLQYYCEAEHLFDVPPECFDPIPKVTSAIIRLVPHAKPPVELASIENFKSLVAHAFSQRRKTIRNSLKKLMSEEVFIELGIDPSARAENLSLLDFARLSNHL, from the coding sequence ATGGCACACAAGGCGCGTAAACGTTTCGGTCAAAACTTTTTGACCGATCACTCCATCATCTCGAATATTCTGTCCTGTCTTCAGATGCATAACGGGGAACACTGGGTAGAAATAGGTCCAGGGCAAGGCGCATTGACAAAGCCTTTGCTGGAAAAAGCCGGGACGCTGGATGTCGTGGAACTGGACAGAGATCTGGTCGTATTGCTCACCAAGCAATTCGCCAATGCCGAAAATTTAAATATTCACAGCGCCGATGCGCTGCAATTTGATTTTTCATCCCTGGTCAAAAACAATGAAAAATATCGATTGATAGGCAATCTGCCTTATAACATTTCAACACCGTTATTGTTTCATTTGCTTAACTATCCTTCCTGTATCAGCGACATGCACTTCATGCTGCAAAAAGAAGTCGTGGACCGAATTTGCGCGACTCCGAACAGCAAAAGCTACGGCCGCTTAAGCGTCATGCTGCAATATTACTGCGAAGCCGAACATTTATTTGATGTGCCGCCTGAATGTTTCGATCCTATCCCTAAAGTGACTTCAGCCATTATCCGGCTGGTGCCTCACGCAAAACCACCCGTGGAATTAGCATCTATTGAAAACTTCAAATCCCTGGTCGCACATGCATTTTCCCAGCGCCGCAAAACCATTCGTAATTCATTAAAAAAGCTGATGAGTGAAGAAGTCTTTATTGAATTGGGAATAGATCCTTCCGCCCGGGCCGAAAACTTGTCCTTACTCGATTTTGCCCGGCTAAGTAATCACCTGTGA
- a CDS encoding glycogen/starch/alpha-glucan phosphorylase, giving the protein MKKKSNYKPSKDVIKRSFFRNLANVQGKFPALASRYDYYMALAFTVRDMLMARWVGTANEYTRSKSRTVAYLSAEFLMGPHLASNLLNLGITSEVRQAMAELGLNLDELLTEEPEPGLGNGGLGRLAACFLDSMASMEIPSVGYGIRYEFGIFEQVIVDGWQVEKTDKWLFRGNPWEIVRPEWAVEIKLGGRTERHTNEIGEQIVSWIPDWVVKGVPYDTPILGYRNNTANTLRLWQAIAPESLNFSRFNQGDYYGAVEEKVASENLTKILYPNDGTLQGKQLRLEQQYFFVSCSLQDMLRIMKTQRIRLDHFHEKFAVQLNDTHPAIAIAELMRLLVDENGMPWDMAWQVTQKTFSYTNHTLLPEALECWPVEMMEQLLPRILEIIYEINHHFLDQVRAECLNDRDKVFRMSLIDDSNKRMVRMAHLACVGSHAINGVAELHTELLKNDVLKDFYTFWPAKFSNKTNGVTPRRWLALCNPRLSRVITEAIGESWVKDLSCLENLETFVTEPGFLDRWQDAKRVNKHEFAVSLYKRTGVGVDPESIFDVQVKRIHEYKRQHLNILYIISLYQRLKTDPHFDFHPRTFIFAGKAAPGYHLAKLIIKLINAVGEVVNRDRATKDRLKVVFLPNFNVTNGQQIYAAAEVSEQISTAGKEASGTGNMKFAMNGAMTLGTLDGANIEIREEVGAENFFLFGHTDGEVKALWKEGYTPYDYYLKNPAIRSAIDLINNGFFSHGNTEMFRDLTNNLLYSDPYQVFADFDAYTSCQDEVDLAYRDVARWQTMSVLNTARSGKFSSDRTIAEYCQDIWKVKSIPIDTPQLDPFRLG; this is encoded by the coding sequence ATGAAGAAAAAATCGAATTACAAACCCTCTAAAGATGTAATCAAGCGCAGCTTTTTTCGTAATCTGGCCAATGTGCAGGGCAAGTTTCCTGCTTTAGCCAGCCGCTACGATTATTACATGGCCTTGGCCTTTACTGTCCGGGATATGTTGATGGCGAGGTGGGTAGGCACTGCAAACGAATATACCCGGAGTAAATCGAGGACAGTCGCCTATCTGTCTGCCGAATTTCTGATGGGTCCCCATTTGGCTTCCAATTTGTTGAACCTGGGTATTACCAGCGAAGTTCGCCAGGCGATGGCTGAGTTAGGGCTTAATCTTGATGAATTATTGACCGAAGAACCCGAACCGGGTCTGGGAAACGGTGGTTTGGGACGTTTAGCAGCCTGCTTTCTGGATTCGATGGCAAGCATGGAAATTCCTTCAGTGGGGTATGGCATTCGTTATGAGTTTGGTATTTTTGAACAGGTGATTGTCGACGGTTGGCAGGTGGAGAAAACCGATAAATGGCTTTTCCGGGGTAATCCCTGGGAAATTGTCAGGCCGGAATGGGCGGTGGAAATCAAGCTGGGCGGAAGAACGGAGCGGCATACTAATGAAATAGGCGAGCAGATTGTAAGCTGGATACCGGACTGGGTGGTAAAAGGTGTCCCTTACGATACGCCCATCCTGGGTTACCGTAATAACACGGCTAATACGCTGCGTTTATGGCAGGCAATTGCGCCTGAGTCTTTGAACTTTAGCCGGTTCAATCAAGGTGATTATTACGGTGCGGTAGAGGAAAAAGTGGCTTCAGAAAATCTGACCAAAATTCTTTACCCGAATGACGGTACGTTGCAAGGTAAACAATTGCGTCTGGAGCAACAATATTTCTTTGTTTCCTGTTCATTGCAGGACATGCTGCGGATTATGAAAACACAGAGAATCCGTCTGGATCATTTTCATGAAAAATTTGCCGTACAACTCAATGATACGCATCCGGCGATTGCTATCGCCGAGTTGATGCGCTTGCTGGTTGATGAAAACGGCATGCCTTGGGATATGGCCTGGCAGGTCACGCAAAAAACATTTTCTTATACCAACCATACCTTGTTGCCTGAAGCACTGGAATGCTGGCCAGTGGAAATGATGGAGCAATTATTGCCGAGGATTCTCGAAATAATTTACGAAATCAACCATCACTTTTTGGATCAAGTCAGGGCCGAATGCCTGAACGATAGGGATAAAGTGTTTCGAATGTCATTGATTGATGACTCGAACAAAAGGATGGTGCGTATGGCTCATTTGGCCTGTGTGGGCAGTCATGCGATCAACGGTGTCGCCGAATTGCATACCGAGCTGCTGAAAAACGATGTGCTCAAGGATTTTTATACCTTTTGGCCGGCCAAATTCAGCAATAAAACCAATGGTGTAACGCCACGGCGTTGGCTGGCATTGTGTAATCCCAGGCTGAGCCGGGTCATTACTGAAGCGATTGGCGAAAGCTGGGTCAAAGACTTGAGTTGCCTTGAAAATCTGGAAACCTTTGTTACTGAACCCGGCTTTCTGGATCGCTGGCAGGATGCCAAGCGGGTCAATAAACATGAATTTGCTGTCAGTCTTTACAAACGTACCGGTGTCGGTGTCGACCCCGAATCGATATTTGATGTGCAGGTAAAACGCATCCATGAATACAAACGGCAGCATTTAAACATTCTTTACATTATCAGTTTATACCAGCGCCTGAAAACCGATCCTCATTTTGATTTTCATCCCCGCACCTTTATTTTTGCCGGAAAAGCGGCGCCAGGTTATCACTTGGCCAAGTTGATCATCAAATTGATCAATGCGGTTGGCGAAGTGGTCAATCGTGACCGTGCGACCAAAGACAGACTTAAAGTGGTCTTTTTGCCAAATTTCAATGTCACTAACGGGCAGCAGATTTATGCCGCGGCGGAAGTGTCTGAGCAGATTTCCACCGCAGGAAAAGAAGCATCCGGTACCGGGAATATGAAATTTGCGATGAACGGCGCCATGACCTTAGGTACTCTGGATGGCGCAAATATTGAAATTCGTGAAGAAGTCGGTGCGGAAAACTTTTTCCTGTTCGGTCATACCGATGGGGAAGTGAAAGCGTTGTGGAAAGAAGGTTATACGCCTTACGATTATTACTTGAAAAACCCCGCTATAAGAAGTGCGATTGATTTGATCAATAACGGTTTCTTTTCTCACGGCAATACAGAAATGTTTCGCGATTTGACCAATAACCTGCTGTACAGTGATCCTTATCAGGTTTTTGCTGATTTTGATGCTTACACAAGCTGTCAGGATGAAGTTGATTTGGCTTACCGTGATGTTGCGCGCTGGCAAACGATGTCTGTGCTGAATACGGCTCGGTCAGGGAAGTTTTCTTCTGATCGAACGATCGCTGAATATTGTCAGGATATTTGGAAGGTCAAATCCATCCCTATTGATACCCCGCAACTGGATCCCTTCAGACTGGGATAA